One Tunturibacter gelidoferens genomic region harbors:
- the lepA gene encoding translation elongation factor 4, producing the protein MDPSHIRNFAIIAHIDHGKSTLSDRLLELTGSVTSREMQAQVLDAMDLERERGITIKAHTVRMMYKAHDGDTYQLNLIDTPGHVDFSYEVSRSLASCEGALLVVDASQGVEAQTLANAYLAISNGLEIIPIINKIDLPSADIERTKEMIEKSVGLPADDAIAVSAKTGLNVASILEAVVTLLPPPQGDPEAPLQALIFDSWFDPYRGVIVLARIINGRLRKGMKIKVMSNGKMFDVESMGVMTPKPVELAELSAGEVGFFVATIKNVADTKVGDTITSVENPCAEALPGFEDIKSMVFAGLYTVDSHEHAMLRDALEKLRLNDASFSFEPESSVALGFGFRCGFLGLLHLEIIQERLEREYDLDLITTAPGVRYRITMTDGSVREVDNPSRWPETTEIEQIEEPVIVAKILTNEEYVGGILKLVEEKRGRQQNMEYVSDTRVLITYELPLNEIVLDFYDRLKTVSRGYASLDYQLAGMWVSPMVKMDILIGGDPVDALSIIIHKDFAQQRGRALVSKMRELIPRQMFEVAIQAAIGSKVIARETVTAIRKNVIAKCYGGDISRKRKLLEKQKEGKKRMKRIGKVDIPQEAFLAVLKVGEE; encoded by the coding sequence TTTCCGACCGGCTTCTGGAGCTGACCGGCTCTGTGACCTCGCGCGAGATGCAGGCCCAGGTGCTGGACGCCATGGATCTGGAGCGCGAGCGCGGCATCACGATCAAAGCGCACACCGTCCGCATGATGTACAAGGCGCACGATGGTGATACGTATCAGCTGAACCTGATCGATACACCGGGACATGTCGATTTTTCTTATGAGGTGTCGCGCTCGCTGGCGTCGTGCGAAGGGGCGCTCCTGGTGGTCGACGCATCGCAGGGGGTCGAGGCGCAGACGCTGGCTAATGCCTATCTTGCGATCTCGAACGGGCTCGAGATTATTCCGATCATCAATAAGATCGATCTTCCAAGTGCTGATATTGAGCGCACGAAGGAGATGATTGAGAAGTCGGTTGGGCTGCCTGCGGACGATGCCATTGCCGTCAGCGCGAAGACGGGCCTGAATGTTGCAAGCATTCTTGAAGCTGTTGTCACGCTGTTGCCGCCGCCGCAAGGGGATCCGGAGGCGCCGCTGCAGGCGCTGATCTTCGATAGCTGGTTCGATCCGTACAGAGGCGTGATTGTTCTGGCGCGCATCATCAACGGCAGGCTGCGCAAGGGCATGAAGATTAAGGTGATGTCGAACGGAAAGATGTTCGATGTGGAGAGCATGGGCGTGATGACGCCGAAGCCCGTCGAGCTTGCGGAACTGAGTGCGGGCGAGGTCGGTTTCTTTGTCGCTACGATCAAGAATGTTGCGGATACCAAAGTCGGCGACACCATTACTTCGGTGGAAAATCCCTGCGCAGAAGCGCTCCCGGGCTTCGAAGACATCAAGAGCATGGTGTTCGCAGGGCTTTACACCGTTGATTCGCATGAGCATGCGATGCTACGCGACGCGCTCGAAAAGCTTCGGCTCAACGATGCTTCGTTTTCGTTTGAGCCTGAGTCTTCTGTCGCGCTTGGGTTTGGGTTTCGCTGCGGATTTCTTGGGCTGCTGCACCTAGAGATCATTCAAGAGCGTCTGGAGCGCGAGTACGATCTCGACCTGATTACTACTGCACCGGGCGTGCGCTACAGGATCACGATGACCGACGGGAGCGTGCGCGAGGTGGATAACCCCTCGCGTTGGCCGGAGACCACCGAGATCGAACAGATCGAAGAGCCTGTGATCGTTGCGAAGATTCTGACGAACGAAGAGTACGTTGGCGGCATTCTGAAGCTCGTCGAGGAGAAGCGCGGACGGCAGCAGAACATGGAGTACGTCTCGGACACGCGGGTTCTGATTACGTATGAGCTTCCGTTGAATGAGATCGTGCTGGATTTTTACGATCGTCTGAAGACCGTCTCGCGTGGGTACGCCTCGCTTGACTACCAGCTTGCCGGGATGTGGGTTTCGCCGATGGTGAAGATGGATATTCTTATTGGCGGCGATCCCGTGGATGCGCTGTCGATCATCATCCACAAAGACTTTGCGCAGCAGCGAGGCCGGGCGCTCGTATCGAAGATGCGCGAACTGATTCCGAGACAGATGTTCGAGGTCGCCATTCAGGCCGCGATCGGTTCGAAAGTCATCGCTCGTGAGACCGTCACGGCAATCCGGAAAAACGTTATTGCCAAATGTTACGGTGGGGACATCAGCCGGAAACGTAAACTTCTCGAGAAGCAAAAAGAAGGAAAGAAGCGAATGAAACGGATTGGCAAGGTCGACATTCCGCAGGAGGCTTTCCTTGCTGTCCTCAAGGTTGGCGAGGAGTAA
- a CDS encoding OmpH family outer membrane protein, whose translation MNRTLVLISALGAGLMTTAGVSQTAAAPAPAIAAPAAVEPQAIPAKIALVAFEQAVFATNEGQRAVQQIQDKYKPKKDQIDTLSKEVDSLKAQLQSAPATLSDEERATRLRNIDTKEKELNRNAEDAQTAYNADLQEAYGKVAAKVSVTLKDYVSKNGYTLLLDVSGQQSNVMWANQSTDVTQAIVTAYNTSSGVAAPPPAGPSSPAATTARPRPTTTPKPAAPKQ comes from the coding sequence ATGAATCGCACCCTTGTTCTTATCTCCGCGCTTGGCGCCGGATTGATGACCACAGCCGGAGTCTCTCAGACCGCTGCAGCTCCAGCTCCTGCTATCGCTGCACCTGCTGCCGTCGAGCCTCAGGCCATTCCCGCAAAGATCGCGCTCGTTGCCTTTGAACAGGCGGTCTTTGCTACTAACGAAGGCCAACGTGCCGTCCAGCAGATTCAGGACAAGTACAAGCCAAAGAAGGATCAGATCGACACCCTCTCGAAGGAGGTCGATTCGCTCAAGGCCCAGCTGCAGAGTGCTCCCGCAACTCTCTCCGATGAAGAGCGCGCTACACGCCTGCGCAACATCGACACCAAAGAGAAGGAGCTGAACCGCAACGCCGAAGATGCCCAGACCGCCTACAACGCGGATCTGCAGGAAGCCTACGGCAAGGTTGCTGCGAAGGTCTCGGTCACCCTGAAGGACTACGTGAGCAAGAATGGCTACACCCTGCTGCTCGATGTCAGCGGACAGCAGAGCAACGTGATGTGGGCCAACCAGAGCACGGATGTGACACAGGCCATTGTGACCGCGTACAACACCTCGTCCGGTGTCGCGGCGCCACCCCCAGCTGGACCGTCTTCCCCGGCCGCCACGACAGCTCGCCCGCGTCCAACAACTACGCCGAAGCCTGCTGCACCGAAGCAATAG
- a CDS encoding OmpH family outer membrane protein, whose amino-acid sequence MNRTFAFATALAAGMLSAAGVAQTAGTPATPSAAPTQAAPAPVAPHAVPAKIATIEFEQVAAATNEGQRALQTLQKKYEPKGTELQAKAQEIDTLKKQLQSAPATMTESERAAKLRAIDTKEKQLQRDGEDAQQAVTGEQQQAIAVVAKKLAPVVKKYVEDNGYTMLLDITGQQGGSMSVLWTSEGTDISRAVLDAYNASSGVAPPVPSAPSPTAHPHASATPKPALPKQ is encoded by the coding sequence ATGAATCGTACCTTTGCTTTTGCTACCGCTCTCGCTGCGGGAATGCTATCCGCTGCCGGAGTGGCCCAGACCGCTGGCACGCCGGCCACCCCCTCAGCAGCTCCCACCCAGGCAGCCCCCGCTCCAGTAGCGCCACACGCGGTCCCCGCGAAGATTGCAACCATCGAGTTCGAGCAGGTCGCCGCTGCAACCAACGAAGGACAACGCGCGCTTCAGACCTTGCAGAAGAAGTACGAACCCAAGGGTACTGAGCTGCAGGCCAAAGCGCAGGAGATCGACACCCTCAAGAAGCAGCTGCAGAGCGCTCCGGCGACGATGACCGAGTCCGAACGCGCCGCGAAGCTGCGTGCCATCGACACCAAAGAAAAGCAGCTCCAGCGCGATGGCGAAGATGCACAGCAGGCCGTCACCGGTGAGCAGCAGCAGGCTATCGCTGTGGTTGCGAAAAAACTCGCGCCAGTCGTCAAGAAATACGTGGAGGACAACGGCTACACCATGCTCCTCGATATCACCGGCCAACAGGGCGGTTCGATGAGCGTGCTCTGGACCAGCGAAGGTACAGATATCTCGCGCGCAGTTCTCGATGCGTACAACGCGTCTTCGGGAGTCGCACCTCCAGTGCCCTCCGCACCTTCCCCAACGGCTCATCCGCACGCCTCCGCGACTCCGAAGCCTGCGCTGCCGAAGCAGTAA
- a CDS encoding response regulator codes for MTSEQNVPEVDSHQGSTMSPVQQDGEAQFAGQNVPHGMGQSKSSRRRRRKRKSKGSDGAQGTQSGEQSAGQPVGSIQGSAAPQTFQPQGGQGFQANAGQQQSGSSSGKRWKKKFRDRDRQRSPENPGNVASGSNGGGFSSNGGGYRDRDTHQPGNNSGGFKRKGGGGKQQQRGPRSFVGPMDHSYRAVNGNFADTPPSTMDSHNGNYQGRSNGHGGGRSYQSDSQPIDYSQGRAIPIAEDAPTKIFFFIEDLFFIAKISETARKLGVKVAFVKNDKEAIASLVGGEEEDRPGLIVFDLNNANAKPLTLIPKLKTKLKRSTSIIGFLSHLQGDLKAKAVEAGCDTVMPRAAFSQNLPNLLRRYGMEEEEEPNFNQ; via the coding sequence ATGACTTCAGAGCAGAATGTACCCGAGGTAGATTCTCACCAGGGTTCGACAATGTCACCCGTCCAACAGGATGGGGAGGCACAATTTGCGGGGCAGAACGTCCCGCACGGCATGGGTCAGTCCAAAAGCAGCCGCCGTCGCCGCCGCAAGCGGAAGAGTAAAGGGTCAGACGGTGCGCAGGGCACGCAGTCCGGCGAGCAGAGCGCGGGTCAACCCGTCGGCTCCATTCAGGGCTCGGCGGCTCCTCAGACCTTTCAACCGCAGGGCGGCCAAGGGTTTCAAGCAAACGCCGGCCAGCAGCAGAGCGGCTCCTCCAGCGGCAAGCGCTGGAAGAAGAAGTTCCGCGATCGTGACCGTCAACGCTCCCCGGAGAATCCGGGCAACGTCGCCAGCGGCAGCAACGGCGGCGGGTTCAGCAGCAATGGCGGCGGCTATCGCGATCGCGATACGCATCAGCCCGGCAACAACAGCGGCGGATTCAAACGCAAAGGCGGCGGCGGCAAGCAACAGCAGCGCGGTCCCCGCAGCTTTGTGGGCCCCATGGACCATAGCTATCGCGCCGTGAACGGCAACTTCGCCGACACTCCGCCCTCCACGATGGATTCGCACAACGGCAACTACCAGGGTCGCAGCAACGGCCATGGCGGCGGACGCAGTTACCAGAGCGACTCTCAACCAATCGATTACTCGCAGGGCCGCGCCATTCCGATCGCGGAAGACGCGCCGACAAAGATCTTCTTCTTCATTGAAGATCTGTTCTTTATCGCCAAGATCTCTGAGACGGCGCGTAAGCTTGGGGTCAAGGTCGCCTTCGTCAAGAACGACAAAGAGGCGATTGCCTCGCTGGTCGGCGGCGAAGAGGAAGACCGGCCTGGGCTGATCGTCTTCGACCTCAACAATGCAAACGCCAAGCCTCTGACGCTGATTCCCAAGCTGAAGACCAAGCTGAAGCGCAGCACCTCCATCATCGGCTTCCTGTCGCATCTACAGGGAGATCTGAAGGCGAAGGCTGTTGAAGCGGGTTGCGATACCGTAATGCCGCGTGCGGCGTTCTCACAGAATCTGCCCAACTTGCTGCGACGCTATGGCATGGAAGAGGAAGAAGAGCCGAACTTCAACCAGTAA
- a CDS encoding histidine triad nucleotide-binding protein — MKIPPSNLASSECLFCKIVAGDIPANRVYEDEFCIGFPDINPQAPTHLLIIPKQHIGSIAKAEAEHAALLGSLMSAAVEIARREKLSKGYRIVVNTGDDGGQTVNHLHLHLLGGRHMNWPPG, encoded by the coding sequence ATGAAGATACCGCCGAGTAATCTCGCATCTTCCGAGTGCCTGTTCTGCAAGATCGTCGCCGGAGACATTCCGGCGAACCGCGTCTACGAGGACGAGTTCTGCATCGGTTTCCCCGACATCAATCCGCAGGCCCCAACGCATCTGTTGATCATCCCGAAGCAACACATCGGTTCCATCGCGAAAGCAGAGGCAGAACACGCCGCGCTGTTAGGTTCCTTGATGTCTGCAGCGGTCGAGATTGCGCGCCGAGAGAAGTTGAGCAAAGGCTACCGAATCGTCGTCAACACCGGCGATGATGGCGGCCAAACCGTGAACCACCTGCATCTTCATCTGCTGGGCGGCAGACACATGAACTGGCCACCGGGCTAG
- a CDS encoding M48 family metallopeptidase, translating into MAKALFRSRTALHFVGEAWGILQLVLLLAMGVPARLRDLAERLTESRWGQCFVFVFLFLLLTALLNVPLRLYGHHVSLEYGLSVQRWGSWFADLGKSFLLEWLVAGLLVMVLFWVIRKSPKHWWFWFWIPTMAAVLFGVFLSPILVDPLFNKFEPLQQHDPALVTQLEKVVARSGVTLPPDRMFYMRASSKVTSMNAYVTGFGPSKRLVLWDTTIAAATPDELAGVFGHELGHYALHHIVQGLLFSAVFLLVGFFVGQRMTWWLLARYGARWQIRSQNDWACLAVLVLVLNVLNFFAEPIENSFSRSIEHAADVYGQEAIHGIVADPQTTTQQGFQKLGENSLDDPTPHPLVDFWSDGHPSTASRAAFALAYNPWTAGQHPKYFQP; encoded by the coding sequence TTGGCGAAGGCATTGTTCCGCAGTCGCACTGCGCTCCATTTCGTGGGCGAGGCGTGGGGAATCCTACAACTCGTTCTACTGTTGGCGATGGGTGTGCCGGCGCGCTTGCGTGACCTCGCCGAGAGATTGACGGAGAGCCGATGGGGACAATGCTTCGTGTTCGTCTTTCTCTTCCTGCTTCTGACTGCGCTGTTGAACGTGCCTCTGCGGCTCTATGGACACCATGTCTCGCTCGAGTACGGACTCTCAGTGCAGCGTTGGGGGAGCTGGTTCGCGGATCTCGGTAAAAGCTTCCTGCTCGAATGGCTCGTCGCCGGCCTGTTGGTGATGGTGCTTTTCTGGGTCATCCGGAAGTCGCCGAAGCACTGGTGGTTCTGGTTCTGGATCCCGACCATGGCCGCAGTGTTGTTCGGCGTCTTTCTCTCACCGATTCTCGTTGACCCGCTTTTCAATAAATTCGAGCCATTACAACAACACGATCCAGCGTTGGTAACGCAATTGGAAAAGGTGGTGGCCCGCAGTGGCGTAACTCTACCGCCCGACAGAATGTTTTACATGCGTGCGAGCAGCAAGGTGACAAGCATGAATGCCTACGTTACCGGCTTCGGACCCTCGAAGCGTCTGGTGCTCTGGGACACGACGATCGCGGCAGCGACTCCCGATGAGCTCGCCGGCGTCTTTGGCCACGAGCTAGGCCACTATGCGCTGCATCACATCGTGCAGGGACTGCTGTTCAGCGCGGTGTTCCTGCTGGTCGGGTTTTTCGTGGGACAGCGAATGACGTGGTGGCTGCTCGCAAGGTACGGGGCACGCTGGCAAATCCGTTCGCAGAACGACTGGGCTTGTCTGGCCGTACTGGTGCTCGTGCTGAATGTGCTGAACTTCTTCGCGGAGCCGATCGAAAACAGCTTCAGCCGCTCGATCGAACATGCTGCCGATGTATATGGTCAGGAGGCAATCCATGGCATCGTCGCCGACCCGCAAACCACCACACAGCAAGGGTTCCAGAAACTTGGCGAGAACTCGCTCGACGACCCCACGCCGCATCCCCTTGTCGATTTTTGGTCTGATGGCCACCCATCAACCGCGAGCCGTGCGGCTTTCGCACTAGCCTATAACCCCTGGACAGCAGGGCAGCATCCAAAGTACTTTCAACCATAA
- a CDS encoding DUF6249 domain-containing protein, translating to MDFMMSPFIVPVAGCAVGAIAIVSGIWFEAQQRRNKAEQRMAMIARGIPIAEIEKLLGSGDEEKRVRDPLRSLGNARRTGIVLVSVGLGLMLFFLTLSVILRERDVLTGAAVGIIPLAIGIGFFIDYNLQKRELSRFGLEIGADSPGIGSDR from the coding sequence ATGGATTTTATGATGAGTCCGTTTATTGTGCCCGTGGCAGGTTGCGCCGTTGGTGCCATCGCCATCGTCTCAGGCATCTGGTTTGAGGCTCAGCAGCGCCGAAACAAAGCAGAACAACGCATGGCCATGATTGCGCGTGGCATTCCCATCGCCGAGATCGAGAAGCTGTTAGGTAGTGGCGACGAGGAGAAACGCGTTAGAGACCCGCTGCGCAGTCTCGGCAACGCACGCCGTACAGGAATCGTTCTGGTCTCGGTGGGACTAGGACTTATGCTCTTCTTCCTCACCCTTAGCGTTATTCTCCGCGAGCGTGATGTCTTGACCGGAGCCGCCGTCGGCATCATTCCGTTGGCTATCGGCATAGGTTTTTTCATCGACTACAACCTGCAGAAGCGCGAGCTATCGCGCTTCGGGTTGGAGATCGGTGCCGACTCACCGGGAATTGGATCCGATCGGTAG
- a CDS encoding RNA polymerase sigma factor translates to MDIDLTFEQLVRDHQAMVFRTLLRLTGSREHLDDLAQDVFLRLYRALPNFRGEALITTYLYRIAVNVAQDEWKRRRRNDRSHVSLSDESSAWEERLPHLDRNAEQQMEEREFHQAVEEQLQLLSHIERTILILYHQEERSYEQISYALGMPIGTVRTHLHRGRKKLREAMQQRQTKERRTACQTNR, encoded by the coding sequence TTGGACATCGATCTCACCTTCGAGCAGTTGGTACGTGACCATCAGGCGATGGTCTTCCGCACCCTGCTGCGCCTTACAGGTAGCCGTGAGCACCTCGACGATCTGGCCCAGGATGTCTTTCTACGCCTTTACCGCGCGCTGCCCAACTTTCGCGGAGAGGCCCTGATCACCACCTATCTTTACCGGATCGCCGTCAATGTCGCGCAAGATGAGTGGAAGCGGCGCCGTCGCAACGACCGTTCCCACGTCTCTCTCTCGGACGAAAGCTCGGCGTGGGAGGAGCGGCTCCCTCATCTGGACCGGAACGCTGAACAGCAGATGGAGGAACGCGAGTTCCACCAAGCTGTCGAAGAACAGCTCCAGCTTCTCAGCCATATTGAGCGAACAATTCTGATCCTCTATCATCAGGAAGAACGCAGCTACGAGCAGATCTCCTACGCGTTGGGGATGCCGATCGGCACGGTACGGACCCACCTTCACCGTGGACGCAAAAAGTTACGCGAAGCCATGCAGCAACGTCAAACGAAGGAAAGGAGAACGGCGTGTCAGACGAATCGATGA
- a CDS encoding metallopeptidase TldD-related protein: MAVAGVGFAGLAVVAISSVGYSAAAENRNPEPAPALVLIDTMEAELHRAMSSLGNNATDATQQPKPYFLSYAVSDSDSMSLSAQFGAITGSHENRRRVADVQVRLGTAAEDNTHGDHRNSALTTIPLPLANDSDAIARTLWFATNRGYGKALDGYLKVKTEQQVRAKEEDGSADFSSEKPASAILPPSPALVVDAAAWQIRLRELSGLFRQYPNVFYNNVALEASTETDYFVSSEGAKVATPNQVARLVIVARTRAADGMDLFRAETFEADEVAHLPDQKTLIDKTVAMAKNLEALREAPVTEPFNGPAILSGRASAVFFHEVLGHRLEGQRQRGDDEGQTFTKLLGKQILPPFLSVSDDPTLADFHGMSLSGHYSYDDEGQQARRVDLIKDGVLDTFLMSRLPIASFSTSNGHGRAEAGHMPTGRQGNLIVTSSKTVSDAELREMLRAEAKKQGKAYGLYFEDISSGFAVTTRRSPQAFQVIPLVVYRVYVDGRPDELVRGVSIVGTPQAALNRILATNDKQDIFNGICGAESGSIPVSAVAPAMLVSEIETQRQAQGTARPPILPPPGTDSTSASGKGGQQ, encoded by the coding sequence ATGGCAGTGGCCGGCGTTGGTTTTGCCGGTCTGGCAGTTGTGGCAATATCCTCTGTTGGTTACAGCGCTGCAGCGGAGAACAGAAATCCCGAACCTGCGCCGGCGTTGGTGCTGATCGACACCATGGAGGCAGAGTTGCATCGCGCGATGAGCTCGCTGGGCAACAATGCGACGGACGCGACTCAGCAGCCGAAGCCGTATTTCCTCAGCTACGCAGTCTCCGACAGTGACAGCATGAGCCTCTCCGCGCAGTTTGGCGCCATCACCGGCTCTCACGAAAACCGCCGCCGCGTAGCCGACGTACAGGTTCGCCTTGGGACCGCCGCTGAAGACAATACACACGGCGACCACCGGAATAGCGCACTTACAACCATCCCCTTGCCGCTCGCGAACGACAGCGACGCGATCGCGCGCACGCTCTGGTTCGCAACCAATCGTGGCTACGGAAAGGCGCTCGACGGCTACCTGAAGGTGAAGACGGAGCAGCAGGTCCGCGCAAAAGAAGAGGACGGCTCCGCCGATTTTTCGAGCGAGAAGCCAGCTTCGGCGATTCTTCCACCTTCGCCAGCGCTGGTCGTCGACGCTGCAGCATGGCAGATCCGTCTGCGTGAACTCTCCGGACTCTTCCGACAGTACCCCAACGTCTTCTATAACAACGTTGCGCTTGAGGCATCTACCGAGACGGACTACTTCGTCTCCTCGGAAGGCGCTAAGGTCGCTACACCAAACCAGGTGGCGCGCCTGGTCATCGTCGCGCGGACACGCGCCGCCGACGGTATGGATCTCTTCCGTGCCGAGACTTTCGAAGCCGACGAAGTTGCGCATCTGCCCGATCAGAAGACGCTGATCGACAAGACCGTCGCCATGGCCAAAAATCTCGAAGCCTTGCGCGAGGCGCCCGTTACCGAACCGTTCAACGGTCCTGCAATCCTGAGCGGCCGCGCATCTGCCGTCTTCTTTCACGAGGTCCTTGGACACCGGCTCGAAGGACAGCGCCAACGTGGGGACGACGAAGGACAGACCTTCACCAAGCTGCTTGGCAAACAGATTCTTCCGCCGTTTCTTAGCGTGTCCGACGATCCGACGCTTGCCGACTTTCACGGCATGTCGCTCAGCGGCCACTATAGCTACGACGACGAAGGTCAGCAGGCGCGTCGTGTGGACCTCATCAAAGATGGCGTTCTCGACACCTTTCTGATGTCGCGCCTTCCTATCGCCAGCTTCTCCACCTCGAACGGACACGGTCGCGCTGAGGCAGGCCACATGCCTACCGGCCGTCAGGGAAACCTCATCGTCACGTCCTCGAAGACTGTTAGCGATGCCGAACTGCGCGAGATGTTGAGGGCTGAAGCGAAGAAGCAAGGTAAAGCGTACGGGCTTTACTTTGAAGATATCTCTTCGGGCTTTGCTGTTACGACGCGGCGGTCGCCACAGGCTTTTCAGGTGATTCCACTGGTTGTCTATCGCGTCTACGTCGATGGGCGCCCCGATGAGCTCGTCCGCGGAGTCAGCATTGTGGGCACACCTCAGGCCGCACTGAACCGCATCCTCGCCACCAATGACAAGCAGGACATCTTTAACGGCATTTGCGGAGCGGAGTCAGGGAGCATTCCCGTCAGCGCCGTTGCCCCGGCCATGCTGGTCAGCGAGATTGAAACCCAGCGTCAGGCTCAGGGTACGGCGCGGCCACCGATTCTCCCACCGCCTGGAACAGATTCCACTTCGGCTAGCGGGAAGGGTGGCCAGCAATGA
- a CDS encoding metallopeptidase TldD-related protein, with product MLRAMQEELDREKALLLPNMQRPYFVEYRLDDMASYEAVANYGALTREEENRQRIVRVTVRIGDYAVDSSTSRGDGTLELAPTDDNPEALRYALWTATDTAYKNALRAYSAKQAALKQFQSMQAQPDFAQAKAVVQISPLVALDLDRAEWKRRIVEASGLFVSDPQVRSFAEHVQYSTANIRGIALNRYLVNTEGTVLRQGYTGYDGAISVGGQAADGMRLSRDNGTVAANAKELESAGAFRKRAIEDLKSFEELRNAPVVSADDYHGPVLFSGDAAADVIDRLLVPNVEADRPEMGTTARTTGAYSSSFKARVLPEMLSVADDPLQAKFDGKALLGAYTIDDEGVPAQSVDIIVNGKLENFLIGREPVKDFDISNGHGRAAPAQAAHSRAGVILVKSSQPLSRGELNKRLLTMAKEQGRDVYSVETLGGELLPRLLYLVHPDGTRKLVRGAIFDELDNRSLRSDIVAVGNDPYVSNSLGTVPQTTIAPSMLFDDIGVKRATLEQQKLPYYAPPTLPGK from the coding sequence TTGCTCCGCGCGATGCAGGAAGAACTCGACCGCGAGAAGGCGCTGCTGCTTCCAAATATGCAACGCCCCTACTTTGTGGAGTACCGGCTGGACGACATGGCCTCCTACGAGGCCGTGGCCAACTATGGCGCGTTGACCCGCGAAGAAGAGAATCGCCAACGCATCGTCCGCGTTACCGTTCGCATTGGAGACTATGCGGTGGACAGCAGCACCAGCCGCGGCGACGGCACCCTGGAGCTTGCGCCCACCGACGATAACCCCGAAGCGCTACGGTACGCGCTTTGGACAGCAACCGACACCGCTTATAAGAACGCGCTGCGAGCTTACTCTGCCAAGCAGGCCGCGTTGAAGCAGTTTCAATCCATGCAGGCCCAACCCGACTTTGCGCAGGCCAAGGCGGTCGTCCAGATCTCACCCCTAGTCGCTCTCGACCTTGATCGCGCCGAGTGGAAGCGCCGCATCGTCGAAGCCAGTGGCCTCTTCGTTTCGGACCCCCAGGTTCGTTCCTTCGCTGAGCACGTCCAGTATTCCACTGCGAACATCCGCGGCATTGCACTCAACCGCTACCTGGTCAACACCGAAGGAACCGTGTTGCGCCAGGGCTATACAGGCTATGACGGAGCCATCAGTGTTGGTGGCCAAGCGGCGGATGGCATGCGCCTGAGTCGCGACAACGGTACCGTCGCCGCTAACGCCAAAGAACTCGAGAGCGCCGGAGCTTTTCGAAAGCGTGCGATTGAAGATCTTAAGAGCTTTGAAGAGCTTCGCAATGCTCCGGTAGTTTCAGCCGACGACTATCATGGGCCTGTGCTCTTCAGCGGTGACGCTGCGGCAGACGTCATCGATCGCCTGCTCGTGCCCAACGTCGAAGCCGATCGACCCGAGATGGGCACAACTGCACGCACCACCGGCGCATATTCCTCGAGCTTCAAGGCCCGTGTCCTTCCCGAGATGCTCAGCGTCGCCGACGATCCTCTGCAGGCGAAGTTCGACGGTAAAGCTCTTCTTGGGGCCTACACAATCGACGACGAGGGTGTTCCCGCGCAGTCGGTTGATATCATCGTCAACGGCAAGCTCGAAAATTTTCTCATCGGCCGCGAGCCCGTTAAAGACTTTGACATCTCGAATGGGCATGGTCGCGCCGCTCCTGCGCAGGCCGCCCATTCGCGCGCCGGTGTTATTTTGGTCAAATCCAGCCAGCCTTTGTCGCGAGGCGAGCTCAACAAGCGCCTCCTTACTATGGCGAAGGAGCAGGGCCGCGACGTCTACTCTGTCGAAACCCTCGGCGGCGAACTTCTACCGCGCCTGCTTTACCTGGTACATCCTGATGGAACACGCAAACTTGTGCGCGGCGCGATCTTCGACGAACTCGATAACCGTAGTCTTCGCTCCGATATCGTCGCTGTCGGCAATGACCCCTATGTTTCGAACTCGCTTGGTACCGTTCCCCAGACCACCATCGCACCAAGCATGCTCTTTGACGACATCGGCGTGAAGCGTGCGACGCTGGAGCAACAGAAGCTTCCCTACTACGCGCCGCCTACGCTCCCGGGCAAGTAG
- a CDS encoding septal ring lytic transglycosylase RlpA family protein, which produces MASWYGPPYAGRKGADGTVYDQNAMTAAHLTLPMGTMVRVTNLTNNESVVVKITDRGPFVHGRIIDLSLAAAKATGVYRAGVAKVKVEAFAAPLRANADPGGHWCVQVGAFARESDALKLKEEMIRRYATAKVIEFPGPTGHWVRISPKLPNKSNASEVADSIHPKDTAAAPYLIRTD; this is translated from the coding sequence ATGGCCAGTTGGTACGGACCTCCCTACGCCGGTCGAAAAGGCGCTGACGGCACGGTGTATGACCAGAACGCGATGACCGCCGCGCACCTCACTCTGCCAATGGGGACCATGGTGCGTGTGACGAATCTGACCAACAACGAGTCGGTAGTGGTGAAGATCACGGATCGCGGGCCCTTTGTGCATGGCCGCATCATCGATCTCTCGCTGGCCGCCGCCAAGGCGACAGGGGTATATCGCGCCGGAGTCGCCAAAGTGAAGGTAGAGGCATTCGCCGCGCCGCTTCGTGCTAATGCTGACCCGGGCGGCCATTGGTGCGTGCAAGTCGGAGCCTTCGCGCGAGAGTCGGACGCGCTGAAGCTGAAAGAAGAGATGATTCGGCGCTATGCCACTGCCAAGGTCATTGAGTTCCCCGGACCAACAGGGCACTGGGTCAGGATCAGTCCGAAGCTGCCGAACAAGAGCAACGCCAGCGAGGTAGCCGACAGCATTCACCCCAAGGATACTGCTGCTGCACCCTATCTGATTCGAACCGATTAG